The following coding sequences are from one Leptospira stimsonii window:
- a CDS encoding TIGR00266 family protein, translating to MNIEILSKPSYSFAKVSLNGGESIKAESGSMMSMSNGITIQTHKAQQGGFLKSLKAAFLGGESFWMNTFTASSGNGEVLLAPTLPGDVDKIDLAGTVYVQSSSFLASSPNIEMDTKFQGLKGFISGESLFFLKLSGNGPLLISSYGGIDILQVDGEMIVDTGHIVAFDEGLNYEMTKFGGWKSFFLGGEGFVARFKGRGRVWIQSRNVPSLGSWFRNQLPPIKR from the coding sequence ATGAATATTGAAATTCTTAGCAAACCGTCGTATAGTTTTGCAAAGGTGTCTTTGAACGGCGGAGAATCCATCAAAGCGGAATCCGGTTCGATGATGTCGATGAGCAATGGAATCACGATCCAAACTCACAAGGCGCAACAAGGCGGATTTTTAAAAAGTTTAAAAGCGGCGTTCCTTGGCGGAGAATCCTTTTGGATGAACACCTTCACCGCTTCTTCCGGAAACGGAGAAGTTCTACTCGCACCGACTCTTCCGGGTGACGTAGATAAGATCGATCTTGCGGGAACCGTTTATGTTCAATCGAGTTCGTTTCTCGCGTCTTCGCCTAACATAGAGATGGATACGAAGTTCCAAGGATTGAAAGGATTTATCAGCGGAGAATCTTTATTCTTCTTAAAACTTTCCGGTAACGGACCTCTTCTCATTTCCAGTTACGGCGGAATCGATATTCTGCAAGTCGACGGTGAGATGATCGTGGATACCGGGCATATCGTCGCGTTCGACGAAGGACTCAACTACGAGATGACCAAGTTCGGCGGTTGGAAGTCTTTCTTCTTGGGTGGAGAAGGATTTGTCGCTCGTTTTAAAGGAAGAGGAAGGGTTTGGATCCAATCCAGAAACGTTCCGTCCTTAGGAAGTTGGTTCCGCAATCAACTGCCTCCGATCAAAAGATAA
- a CDS encoding TIGR00266 family protein: protein MNYEIIHKPSYSFLKVKLSPGETIKAEAGAMVYMTPGIDVETKMGSGFLSALSRRFFGGESFFFNIFKAPSAGAEIGFAPELPGDVVGIDLTDNGLLVEAGAYLASDETITMKPRFGGLRSFLGGEGVFLLDVTGNGKLFLNSYGAILPIEVQGAYTIDTGHVVAFDKTLQYKIGKAGGSWKSTLFGGEGLVMEFTGHGKILIQTRVPSGFLSWLTGLLPQ, encoded by the coding sequence ATGAATTACGAGATCATCCACAAACCTTCGTATTCTTTTCTAAAAGTAAAATTGTCGCCAGGTGAAACCATCAAAGCCGAAGCAGGCGCGATGGTCTATATGACTCCCGGGATCGACGTTGAAACCAAAATGGGAAGCGGATTCCTTTCCGCCCTCTCCAGACGATTTTTCGGCGGAGAATCGTTCTTCTTCAATATCTTCAAGGCTCCGTCCGCGGGCGCGGAAATCGGCTTTGCTCCCGAACTTCCCGGCGACGTGGTAGGAATCGATCTTACGGACAACGGACTTCTTGTGGAAGCAGGCGCATATCTTGCTTCGGATGAAACGATCACGATGAAACCGAGGTTCGGAGGTTTGCGTTCCTTTCTCGGCGGAGAAGGTGTGTTTCTTTTGGACGTTACCGGTAATGGAAAACTCTTTTTGAATTCTTATGGAGCCATCCTTCCGATCGAAGTACAAGGAGCCTATACGATCGACACAGGGCACGTCGTCGCCTTTGATAAAACGCTTCAGTATAAAATCGGAAAGGCCGGAGGAAGTTGGAAATCTACTCTTTTCGGCGGTGAAGGTTTGGTGATGGAGTTTACCGGTCACGGAAAAATTTTAATTCAGACTCGAGTTCCATCGGGATTCTTATCCTGGCTGACGGGACTCCTTCCTCAATAA
- a CDS encoding SDR family oxidoreductase has protein sequence MAQRNVFITGTNRGIGLELTKHFLSKGDRVFALCRKSSAELSRLKPTQIFEGIDVLDSNSIQGLSSKILDTKIDILINNAGILIPDNLQSLDEDNIITQFLVNALGPLKIVHALLPSLKADSKLVFLTSRMGSIADNTSGAYYGYRASKAALNAFAVSLARDLLPKGISVGIFHPGMVATEMTGRQGISTQESVVGLAERIEALNLASSGRFFHQNGEELPW, from the coding sequence ATGGCACAAAGAAACGTATTCATCACGGGAACCAATCGCGGAATCGGATTGGAACTCACAAAACACTTTCTATCAAAAGGAGATCGAGTATTTGCGCTTTGCAGAAAAAGTTCCGCAGAACTCTCTCGTCTCAAACCCACCCAAATTTTCGAAGGCATCGACGTTCTCGACTCAAACTCGATTCAAGGATTGAGTTCTAAGATTCTGGATACAAAAATCGATATTTTGATCAATAACGCTGGTATCTTGATACCGGACAATCTACAAAGTCTCGATGAGGACAATATCATCACGCAGTTCTTGGTCAACGCGCTCGGACCGTTGAAGATCGTCCACGCGCTCCTTCCCTCGCTCAAAGCAGATTCTAAACTCGTATTTTTAACGAGCAGAATGGGATCGATCGCGGACAATACTTCCGGCGCCTACTACGGATACCGCGCATCCAAAGCCGCCTTGAACGCATTCGCAGTAAGCCTGGCTCGAGATCTTTTACCCAAAGGAATCTCCGTAGGAATCTTTCATCCTGGAATGGTTGCGACGGAAATGACCGGAAGACAAGGAATTTCAACACAAGAAAGCGTTGTCGGTTTAGCAGAACGGATCGAAGCGCTGAACCTTGCGAGTTCGGGCAGATTCTTTCATCAGAACGGAGAAGAATTACCCTGGTGA
- the lpxC gene encoding UDP-3-O-acyl-N-acetylglucosamine deacetylase: MKETIYRRSIQDTVRIKGIGLHSGKEVNLVAHPAPSGTGIVFEYRKGQEKASISAELSNVVDTSNATTLGDGLYRIQTVEHLLAAVYALGLTDLILEIDAVEVPIMDGSSLPFLQALESAGIVEYPEIVEPIYVQNPLWVVDGDKYLVLLPSDELKVTYTIDFPHPLLKGQSITISLDRDKIKQEILPARTFGFLKDVEALQARGLAMGGSLDNAIVLTQDGYLNQQLRFENECVRHKILDLFGDISIAGRPIIGHYLASKAGHALDISMAKLVMSSVTGDEISKYKSRRTPLFKRKAIVV; encoded by the coding sequence ATGAAAGAAACCATATATAGAAGATCCATACAGGATACAGTTAGAATCAAAGGGATCGGGCTTCATTCCGGAAAGGAAGTAAACTTAGTCGCCCATCCGGCCCCATCTGGTACAGGAATCGTTTTTGAATATCGAAAAGGTCAGGAAAAAGCCTCGATCTCGGCAGAACTGAGTAACGTCGTAGATACAAGCAATGCAACCACGCTTGGAGACGGCCTTTATCGAATCCAAACAGTAGAACACCTGTTAGCCGCGGTTTACGCCTTAGGACTGACCGACCTCATTCTTGAAATCGACGCTGTCGAAGTTCCGATTATGGACGGCTCTTCCCTTCCATTCTTACAAGCTCTGGAATCCGCTGGAATCGTAGAATATCCTGAAATCGTAGAACCGATTTACGTACAAAATCCACTCTGGGTTGTGGACGGGGATAAATACCTTGTTCTGCTTCCAAGCGACGAACTCAAAGTAACCTATACGATCGACTTTCCCCATCCTCTTCTCAAAGGACAGAGTATTACGATTTCTTTGGATAGAGATAAGATCAAACAAGAGATTCTTCCCGCAAGAACCTTTGGTTTTTTGAAAGACGTAGAAGCGCTTCAAGCCAGAGGATTGGCGATGGGCGGATCCTTAGACAATGCGATCGTCCTGACCCAAGACGGATATTTAAACCAACAACTCCGTTTTGAAAACGAATGCGTGCGCCATAAGATTTTGGATCTCTTCGGAGACATTTCCATCGCGGGTCGCCCGATCATCGGTCATTATCTCGCATCGAAAGCCGGACACGCCCTCGATATTTCCATGGCGAAATTGGTGATGAGTAGCGTCACCGGAGACGAAATCAGCAAATACAAAAGCAGAAGAACTCCTCTTTTCAAAAGAAAAGCGATCGTCGTTTAA